A single region of the Gossypium arboreum isolate Shixiya-1 chromosome 12, ASM2569848v2, whole genome shotgun sequence genome encodes:
- the LOC108479753 gene encoding naringenin,2-oxoglutarate 3-dioxygenase, giving the protein MAPSTLTALAEEKTLQASFVRDEDERPKVAYNQFSNDIPVISLAGIDDVDGKRGEICKKIVEACEDWGVFQVVDHGVDTKLVSEMTRLAREFFALPAEEKLRFDMSGGKKGGFIVSSHLQGEAVQDWREIVTYFSYPLRSRDYSRWPDKPQGWVEVTKEYSEKLMGLACKLLEVLSEAMGLEKEALTKACVDMDQKVVVNFYPKCPQPDLTLGLKRHTDPGTITLLLQDQVGGLQATRDNGKTWITVQPVEGAFVVNLGDHGHYLSNGRFKNADHQAVVNSDCSRLSIATFQNPAPDATVYPLKIREGEKPILEEPITFAEMYRRKMSKDLELARLKKLAKEQQQLKEKEAENEKPKLEAKPLEEILA; this is encoded by the exons ATGGCTCCTTCAACTCTGACGGCTCTTGCGGAAGAGAAAACCTTGCAGGCAAGCTTCGTTCGTGATGAAGATGAGCGTCCTAAGGTTGCTTACAACCAATTCAGTAATGATATCCCTGTCATCTCTCTTGCTGGTATCGATGATGTTGATGGCAAGAGGGGTGAGATATGCAAGAAGATTGTTGAGGCTTGTGAGGATTGGGGTGTCTTCCAGGTTGTGGATCATGGTGTTGATACTAAACTCGTGTCCGAAATGACCCGTCTTGCCAGAGAGTTTTTTGCTTTGCCTGCTGAAGAGAAGCTTCGGTTCGATATGTCTGGTGGCAAGAAAGGTGGTTTCATCGTCTCCAGCCACCTTCAG GGAGAAGCAGTGCAAGATTGGCGAGAGATTGTGACATACTTTTCATACCCATTGAGGAGCAGGGACTATTCAAGGTGGCCTGATAAGCCACAGGGTTGGGTTGAAGTTACAAAGGAGTACAGCGAGAAGTTGATGGGCCTAGCTTGCAAGCTTCTTGAGGTGTTGTCAGAGGCCATGGGTTTAGAGAAGGAGGCCTTGACTAAGGCATGTGTGGACATGGATCAGAAAGTGGTGGTTAACTTCTATCCTAAATGCCCTCAACCTGACCTCACTTTAGGACTCAAGCGCCACACTGACCCAGGCACCATCACACTCTTGCTTCAAGACCAAGTTGGTGGGCTTCAGGCCACCCGGGACAATGGCAAGACTTGGATCACTGTCCAACCTGTGGAAGGAGCCTTTGTGGTCAACCTTGGAGACCATGGCCAT TATCTGAGCAATGGGAGGTTCAAGAATGCTGATCACCAAGCAGTGGTGAACTCAGACTGCAGCAGATTGTCAATAGCCACATTCCAAAATCCAGCACCCGATGCCACAGTGTATCCATTGAAGATCAGAGAGGGAGAGAAACCAATCCTTGAGGAGCCCATCACATTTGCTGAGATGTATAGGAGGAAGATGAGCAAGGATCTTGAGCTTGCCAGGCTGAAGAAGCTGGCCAAAGAGCAGCAACAGTTGAAGGAGAAAGAGGCTGAGAATGAGAAGCCCAAGCTTGAAGCCAAGCCATTGGAGGAAATCCTTGCCTAA